In the Bombus pyrosoma isolate SC7728 linkage group LG15, ASM1482585v1, whole genome shotgun sequence genome, one interval contains:
- the LOC122575346 gene encoding uncharacterized protein LOC122575346, translating to MGRSKSTEPEESAMGFKDKQKALDTLKALEGRDISYQYHVISSFVSRSKRTLQITRDEEKLANLREALKVFEDWLTDYKENNRSKENLAYLPIETIKGFRNLAKEYDVLEEEFYNAYKKEKGDYKGLRAVKIPSGETTWDIERNRRLKEIIDKIKQKHMQWYETDVGLFRGLPTKEHVQCILLGYSPEPTKLKKLMTQVEEKFPSENNEDMEVDKDDKGKSVKRRYSSSSSNEEQEDNEPKKKVAKHSSEEEKTEKEESGLSFKDKEKALLSIESLEGRDVSYQYHAITGLVKRAERVISCTKDEQKIKNMKEAVEVFENWITDYNVNGRAKENFNYLPIDLVQAFKPLADRYKIEDNGFLKAYEEVEGDYKKLRNVQVPDSSVTWDIERNKNLRSLVDRIKEKNIQWFETDEELCGFPSEEHTRCIMWAFSHDAGKLKKLVPTLAEKLKS from the exons ATGGGCCGAAGCAAATCCACGGAACCGGAAGAGTCTGCGATGGGCTTCAAGGACAAGCAGAAGGCCTTGGACACGCTGAAGGCTTTGGAAGGTCgtgatatcagttatcagtaCCACGTGATCTCTAGTTTCGTGAGTCGTTCGAAACGGACGCTGCAGATCACCAGAGACGAGGAGAAGCTGGCCAATCTTCGTGAGGCTTTGAAAGTGTTCGAGGATTGGTTGACTGATTACAAGGAGAACAATCGCAGCAAAGAAAACCTTGCTTATTTGCCAATCGAGACTATAAAAGGCTTCAGGAATCTTGCCAAAGAGTACGATGTTCTGGAGGAGGAATTCTACAA CGCGTACAAGAAGGAGAAAGGCGATTACAAAGGTCTGCGAGCTGTTAAAATTCCAAGCGGGGAGACCACCTGGGACATCGAAAGGAATCGAAGGTTGAAGGAGATCATCGATAAGATCAAACAGAAGCACATGCAATGGTACGAGACCGATGTGGGTCTCTTCCGGGGACTCCCAACCAAGGAACACGTTCAGTGCATCCTGCTGGGCTATAGTCCAGAACCGACCAAGTTGAAGAAACTCATGACCCAGGTGGAAGAAAAGTTTCCATCTGAGAATAACGAAGACATGGAGGTTGATAAAGATGACAAGGGTAAAAGCGTGAAAAGAAGATACAGCAGTTCGTCCAGTAACGAAGAGCAGGAGGACAACGAACCGAAAAAAAAAGTAGCGAAACATTCATCTGAAGAagagaagactgaaaaggagGAAAGCGGACTCAGTTTCAAAGATAAGGAGAAAGCTTTGCTGAGTATAGAATCGTTGGAGGGCAGGGACGTAAGTTATCAGTATCATGCGATCACTGGCCTGGTGAAAAGGGCTGAGCGGGTGATATCGTGCACAAAGGACGAGCAAAAGATCAAGAACATGAAGGAAGCCGTGGAAGTGTTCGAGAATTGGATCACGGATTATAACGTGAATGGCCGGGCTAAGGAGAACTTCAATTATTTGCCCATTGACTTGGTGCAAGCCTTCAAGCCGTTGGCCGACAGATACAAAATCGAAGACAATGGATTTCTTAA AGCGTATGAGGAAGTGGAGGGAGATTACAAGAAGCTGAGGAACGTTCAAGTTCCAGACTCGAGTGTTACTTGGGACATAGAGAGGAATAAGAATTTACGAAGTCTAGTAGACCGaatcaaagaaaagaatattcaatgGTTCGAGACAGACGAAGAACTTTGTGGTTTTCCAAGCGAAGAACATACTCGATGTATAATGTGGGCATTCAGTCACGACGCTGGCAAACTCAAAAAACTTGTGCCTACCCTGGCTGAGAAGCTAAAATCTTAA